The genomic stretch ATGGCGACACGACTCTTTCAAGGTTTTTGGAGCAACGCCACGGCATACGCCGAGATGCCCTCTTCGCGACCGGTAAATCCCAGTTTCTCGGTTGTCGTGGCTTTGATGGAAATGTCGTCGGGGTCAATCTCCATGACACGCGCGAGAGTCTCCTGCATGAGCGGAATATGAGGGTTGAGTTTCGGTCGTTCGGCACACACCGTCACGTCGACATTGCCTATCTCATACCCGCGCTCTCGAATGAGAGCCACCGTGTCGCGCAACAATATCTTGCTGTCGATATTCTTATAGGCGGCCGCCGTATCGGGAAAATGGAAACCGATGTCGCGCATCGCCGCGGCGCCGAGCAAGGCATCGCAAAGGGCATGTATCAACACATCGGCGTCGGAGTGACCCAACAGCCCGAGGGTGTGGTCGATGCGTATGCCGCCCAACCACAGTTCACGGCCTTCGACCAGGCGGTGCACGTCAAAGCCCATTCCTACGCGTATTTTCATTTCTTGGTCTTGTTTTTAGCGGCGACGGCGACCGATGAGGTCTTTGATTCCGTCCATGTCAAATGAGAGGGTAAAACGCATCGTTTGGTCGAGCGGGCTGCTTTGGGCCGTGGCCAGCACATAAGCCGCATCGAGCGAAAAGACGTTCAGCGAAAAACCTGCGCCAAACGTGGCATACTGGCGATTGCCCTTGTACTTGTTTTCGTAGTAATATCCGGCCCGCACAAAGAAGCGGCGGTTGTAGGAGTATTCGAGACCGGTCGAGAAATAAATTTCCTGCAACTCTTCCTTGAATCCGCCGGGAGCGTCGGAAAACGACTTGAAGATACCCGATATGGAACCGGTATTGTTGAAGTCTTCCTTGGCTTGGTTGTAAGCTTCGGTGTCATATTGTTCATACCCGTCACCATCGATGTAAGTATAGTCGCTTTGGCGGGGAGCTGCCGGCACGAGCAACTTGTTGGCGTCGAAGTTGATGGAGAGGGTATTGTAGTCGTAAATCGGGAAGAGGAACGAGAAGCCGAGACGCAAGTTGGTGGGCAGGAACGAACTGTTGGTACCGCCGTCGTAAGAAACTTTCGAACCGATGTTGGAGATATTGAATCCCCACGAGAACTGGCATTCACTGCGGCCGATGATGGGATAGACCGTCTGGTAACCCGAAATGTCGGCGGCAAAAGCGGCCGCTCCCGACATGTCTTCGGCCGACGACAAGCCCCCGAAACCCATATCGGAATAGACAAAACGGAAGACAACGCCCATCGAGAACGTCGACGACAACTTGCGGGAATAGCCCAAGTCGAGAGCCATTTCATAGGGATTGACCGTGTTTTGCAATGCGCCACTTACATCATAAGTGGGCACCGAACCCAGCGAGAAATAGCGCAACGAGGCGCTCAACGCCTGCAAATCGTTGCCGCCGAATTTCCAGTAGCCGGCCGCATAAGCCAAGTTGATGTCGTTTACCAACTTACGCAACCACGGCGTGTATGAAACCGAAAAGCCGGCGCTGCTGAACGCGAAAGCATATTTCGACGGGTTCCAATACTGCGAGTTGACATCGGGGTCGGTGGCCACACCCAGATCGCCCATTGAACCGCCGCGCGCGTCGGGCGCGATATTGAGGGTGGTCACGCCCGTGGTGATGGGGTTGAACATGTCTTTCCCGTCACCATCGGCATAGACAGGGAAAGCAAGGAGGGCCAGCAGACCCGAGAAAAGGAGATATTTTATCGAATGTTTCATATTCCGTTGAGATATATCAATATGGTAATAACTTTCCTTTTACGATGTTTATTGTGGCGTAACGATGATTTTTTGTGTTTTTGTGGCTTCGCTACTTCCGTTAACAGAGATGATGGCCCGGTAGAGATAGATGCCGTCACGCACGCGGCGGCCGGCCTTGTCGGTCAGGTTCCACTCGATGGGCGACGACACCCACATCGTCGACATGGCCGTCTGCTCGGTGCTCCATACCTCACGACCCGACCAGTCGAATATCGACAGTTTTATGGTCATCAGCATGTCGGGTCGGTCGTGCCGCAAATAGAAACGGGCCACATCGCTCACGGGACTCTTTTCGGGATAGAGGCTGTAAATCTGAGGCTTCAACCCTTTTTGCACGGCAAATTGCAGGGTCCGCGACGAAGAGTTGCCCTCGGTGTCCCACACGGTAAAACGGAGCGAATGTTTCCCATCGGTAAGCGTGGGCAACTCATAGTAAACGTCACCCAGCCCGAAAGCTCCGGCCTCGGGTTGAAAATAGGAGTTGATGACATATTCCTGAGCGGGGTCGTCGTCGACACACAGCGTCATATCATGGCCGAGCCCGATGCCCGAGATGTTGATGCCCGAAGGGTCCTCGACGCGAGCCACAAAGAGAGGCGTTTCGTTCACTTTGTCCCCCTCCTCGAAGTCCGACGTATTAAGATACATGGAATGTATCGTCGGGCCCTCATCGTCGGCCTCGGTATCGTTGTCCATGCCGCCGACCAGGAAATGGCTGTTCATGCCCTGGGCCTGCCGACCCCGACTGTCGCAGGCATAGAGGTTGAACAATCCCGGTTCGTTGGAATAATTCAACTCTTTCGGCATTTTGAAGGTAAATTCAAATTCTCCCCCACGCACCGAATCACGTCCCGTATACAGCATGTTGTCGCGCGTAAAGAAGGTATAGGGTGTCACCTCCCCGTTGTCGTTCCCGTTCCCGCCGGTGACCACCTCCCGCTCGGAGTCATAGAGACGGGGATAAACCAGTCCGTCGAAATCGGGGAGCTTCTGGTCGTCGGCCGACCGCACTTCGCCCTTGACCGTCACCCACGAGCGGGCGCGGAGCAACAGGCTGTCGGCCTCGACCTCGGAGAGCAGCGTGTCGTTGATGGCCGTGACCTCCATCTTGTAAGAGGGGGCGTTAAGCCGCAAGGCCGGGTCACCAAGCAAAATGTAGTTGAGTTTGTTCATCAGCACATCGTTGGCATTGCTGGCCACACTGTTCTTGCCCCTACGCACGACATCGCCCAGCCGCACGATCCGGCCGTCGTCATCACGGTCGAAAAGGTGCTCGACAATCGCCTTGTTGATGTAGCCGTTGGCATGGATATATACCACGCGGGTGGTCGAGATAAGGGCGATACCGCCGCCCTGGGTGTTGAGGAACAGTTCCTCGCCGCCCGAATTGGGCCGGTCATCGAAGCGGCTGAAATCGCAGGTGGCCGTAATCCACAGGGGCAGGCGCGAAACATACATGTTCGATATGTCGCTCCATTCGAGGATTTTCTCGGCCGTCCACCCCTTGGTACTGCCGTGCCCCACA from Candidatus Caccoplasma merdavium encodes the following:
- a CDS encoding 2-C-methyl-D-erythritol 2,4-cyclodiphosphate synthase — protein: MKIRVGMGFDVHRLVEGRELWLGGIRIDHTLGLLGHSDADVLIHALCDALLGAAAMRDIGFHFPDTAAAYKNIDSKILLRDTVALIRERGYEIGNVDVTVCAERPKLNPHIPLMQETLARVMEIDPDDISIKATTTEKLGFTGREEGISAYAVALLQKP
- the porV gene encoding type IX secretion system outer membrane channel protein PorV yields the protein MKHSIKYLLFSGLLALLAFPVYADGDGKDMFNPITTGVTTLNIAPDARGGSMGDLGVATDPDVNSQYWNPSKYAFAFSSAGFSVSYTPWLRKLVNDINLAYAAGYWKFGGNDLQALSASLRYFSLGSVPTYDVSGALQNTVNPYEMALDLGYSRKLSSTFSMGVVFRFVYSDMGFGGLSSAEDMSGAAAFAADISGYQTVYPIIGRSECQFSWGFNISNIGSKVSYDGGTNSSFLPTNLRLGFSFLFPIYDYNTLSINFDANKLLVPAAPRQSDYTYIDGDGYEQYDTEAYNQAKEDFNNTGSISGIFKSFSDAPGGFKEELQEIYFSTGLEYSYNRRFFVRAGYYYENKYKGNRQYATFGAGFSLNVFSLDAAYVLATAQSSPLDQTMRFTLSFDMDGIKDLIGRRRR